In Myripristis murdjan chromosome 5, fMyrMur1.1, whole genome shotgun sequence, the genomic stretch TGCATCTGGCCCCTTGTGTCGTGATAGTGGCATCTGtgcctctgtccttctctctccctgtctgtgtggagacacacacaaaacaataaatcagtgaCAATACATGTCAGAAATTTCATATTTACACCCCAGGTTCCCTCTGCAGAGCAGATGATTAGATACTGGAGCACCTTTCTGaataaatttgcatattaatgaggaaaaactgattttcttgAAGCTACTATAACTACTATATTTCTAGGTCAACACAAGGATGTTCACCTGGAAATATTTGCAAATTAATGCATTCGTTAGCTTAATTAGTAACCTCATTTGCATAGGTCTGTAGTAATACTTTTTTCTAACATcctaaaaaaatgatttaaaaaaaaaaatagatgataaTAGCACTGTTCAACTCGCCGTCTGGAAAACTTCCTATAGAGTTGGAAGCAAAGTGAGCCAAAAGTGAGTAGCCTAATCATTTAAATAGGTGAATTTGCATTTTGTGGTGTATTACACTACTAGTTGCATTTTTACATAGGTATTCCATAGGTCATTTATGTATAGGTATaaataatttatgttttaacataatatattttaaagCAACTTTCTTGACGTTTCTCATTCAGCataattcattttcatgtccCTCAGAAGTTTCTATAAGGAGTGACATAAGTATAAAATCATGCCAAACCATATTCTTTTATTGTATGGTGAATAAAAATCGCAATGTATTTCCCCGTTTCTTTTCACTTTCCCTCCTCCTACGTTCTCGTCTTCTCACTATATATCATTTTGACAACCTGTTACAtcagtctgtctcagtggaataGCAAGATTATGCTCCACTGCCATTTATCTTTTACACATTTAACCTCCTTTGTGCTGCAGCTACAGGGGAGTGACTGTAGCTGCTCAATCATATGTGCCATATAGTCTCTTTCACACACCTCCTCGCCTCCTACACTGAAGGGGAAAAGGTTACAGAGCCCCACTAAAGACTGTAtggaaaacagcagctctgGATGTCGGGTGTCACTTCATGAatcccatctctccatcccctTTTTATACTCTTGAAATAAAAATCCATCATTAGACATTTTCACCCTGTTATCTAtcatcagtcagagattttcaCCGCATGCTGCAAATTACTTGGTGATGAActgttgtaatttatttttttggtgtacCTGCTTTCCCTCAAACTTCCTTCTTATGCTTGATTGGTTTCCTATGATCTCCTGCATTTCCCATAATGACTGTTTCGGCTTCCGGAGAATAGGTGTGCACTTGCTCTGTTCAACTCTGGGCTTTATGTGTAGGTGGAAAGCGCAATAGTAAACAGGCTCTTCCAAAATTCACTCAAAGTCTTGTGGCTACCGTTAATTCCGGTCTATTGAGGCTACTGTTGATGGAGAAATTGCTGCATTGTCTTCCGTGATGGATTTGATGTCTCTGTGATTTCTGTGAACGCCAGCGCAGAATGGTGGCTCTTGTTGGGGTTGATGCCAAAGGCCAGCCGCACCTCCtggtgtgatttggtgtcaatgCATATCAGAATATCAGATATGCATCTCATCCCCTTTGCCCTGAACATTTTGAGCGCCATCACCACACATTTGGAGAACATGTGTGTGATAAGGGAATACCCAAACAGCAGGAGAAAATATTGGAGCATCTATAGGTACTTCCTGTGGTGAGGAAATATAGGAATATCGGATCGTCAGCCATATGTATTGATACCATCCAGTCACCTGATGTCTTCCAAAAGCAGTTTGACTGTCAGCGCGCAGAATAGCCACCGATCGATGTAGCTGTTCAGCTGAATGTGGAGGTCCAGAACAGGTCTCACGCCTCCTGATTTCTTGGGGACCAGGAAATAAGGGGAGGAAAAGCCCTCATTCGCCTCCGCCTGAGGAGCTGCAGTGATAGGTCCCTTGCGGAGGAGTTTGTTTATTTCCTCCTCCAGAGCTGCCCTCTCTGTGGGAATAGAGAGAGAGGTCCACAGTGTGCCGCTGAATGGAGGAGGCTGCTGGCAGAATTGAAGTGTACAGCCCTGCCTCAGTGTTTTGGCCATCCAGCTGGGTGAAGGGCCACAAAGTCGCACCCACGCGGGTAACAGTCTGAGAGTGGTGAAGGCTGGGGTTCGGCAAGGAGGAGCTCGATCGAGCCTGTCCGTCCCGTTGTGGGAAGGAGTGTGTGCAGGGGCCCCTTCCCTTGCTTGGTCCTCCAGTGAGCCAATCGCAggggacagcagagagaaatcaGTCTAATTTCCTGGCACAGCACTCACAACTTAACCAGTATGACATAAAAAGCGTGCGAGCCCTTGAAGTAGATACTCAGCCACAGTTAGCATCATTAGCTCGCCTAAGAGAGCTATGGAAGCGCTAAGGGAGCTACCTGGCCACAAGAGGTCAAGGGGACTCTTCTAGCACTTGAGCACGCCAGCAAGCTGAAACTAGCCAGACCAGTGTCACTGATAGCTAATGGCATCAACAGGCCAGAATTATTTAACCTGGCACGGTGTGTAGAAAGGGATCCAACCCCATCTGGCCTGGATGGGACACCTCGTAAGAGAATAGCACCAGCATCTGAAACAGCCAACAGAGTATCAGAATGTGCTGTGCAAGGAAAGAGGCGATAGAGACAGAGTACTGGTTGGCACCTGGCCATTTATTGACaccagaaacagaggaggagtgtCTCCGATTCCGACTCCTCTGTCATGTGCCTAGCCACTGCAGCGGGACAGATGAGCTTGAGCTGGTCTGGAGTGGCTGGACCTGGCTGCACTGATGAGGCCTGGACTACGGCCGATGTTGTTgtggcctctgctgctgctgctggtgaggAGAAGGTACTTGGGGGTGGAAGTGGGAGCCAGGTGGTCCATGAAGGCCTGGATGTCGGGGCCAAACTGTAGCATAGATTCAGCATAGATGCAGGGGCTTAGAAGGGGCTGGTTACTATGAGGTCCCTACAACCTGATTGGGTGGTAAAGGCAAAAGATCTGTCTCAGGTGATACAGTAAATGAACACTGAAGCCTAATCAGAGTCTAATCAGAGAGCGGCCATTGTGATAATGGTGATGTGCCCATGTTTAGTGTGCAAAAAATACAAAGGCAAGCTCAGATACCTAATTTCTAGGTTAATCaggtaaaaacacaatttttgaatcccagtaccgggcgttgggttctgtcacttggtctcatggtttcatgctaactctgaacctctgtcggagcgggttgttcctcaggtttaggttattttcttctgttgtttaaatcgttcatatttctatttttttctatattccttgtttatagtgtttatattgcttgctgctatttattatctgtttatactgtaaatttgcttcatattttgctatccactttgctgctgtaatgctggaaatttccccactgtggggcTAATAAaagaatatcttatcttatcttacttGGAGTTGGTGAGAACAACCATCTCTCTTTCAGAAGAGCCCTTGAGCCCTTGAAAAGAAAGCATCCTCTTCTCTGGTCATCTCTGATTGTTTTTCTCATCCTTTAAACGTTTCCTGACATCATCACCAGATACTCAGTTTTCTCACAACTCTTGGCTCCGTTCCCACCTTCAGCCTTGTTTAAGGTGAGAACTGTGTCACATAAGTCAGAGTGTAAAGGGGAAAGTTGTTGTTGAGCTAGCACAAAGCTACAAAGCTCCTCTGTGCATTTATTACATATAACACCTTGATGCGATTCAGTGTGGCAGGGACTGACTGAGATCTTTGCTTCCCCCGGTGCGAGAAAATGGTCACACACAGTTACCTGGCTCTCCAGCATTCCCTGGTGGGTCTTCTCTCCTTGCAGGGGAGTTAATTAGGAGGTCATCTTTAGAGGCAGTGCACCTGGGTTTCACACTTGCAGAAGCCAATCGTTGAAAAAGCAACGCCTGCATTCGTAAAAGTTATTAGGAATGGTCAAGCTGGTTGTTGCTATGGTTTTgtctaaatttaaaaatgaattggcCCCGAGCAAGTGCTCCCCTGCTTCACCTCTGCAGTAAATTCCTTAGCCAGCCCTGAGCTGCTAACGCTTCAGGATTCACTGAGGCACTTGGGTTTTCAGAGGAAGGGATAACGCTTCTTTTACTGCAAAGGAAAGCAGCTCATGGATGAAGTGAGGCAGTGTAATCTCCAGGGCCATACACACCAGGCCCACGTGACCCTGCACCTTGGGTCAAATCAGAGTCATATTGGATTGATTCTTCACACCTCGGCTTCACATGAGTGCTTTTTACTTCTCAACCTTTCAATTTATGAAGAGATAAAGCCGTGGCACTCACATGTTGGGGATCCAGGGTAGCTGTGGATCATTTGAGACAGGACCCTTACCCTTATGAGAACTACAAAAAAATCCTATCATAAATTTAAGTAGGATAGTAAACAAGTATCACAAGAAAACTGTAAATCTCCATAGCATGGGTGTCACCATTCTTTACACACTTAGGTCATAATTTGGTCTGTTGGTCATCCAGCTCCTCCAAGAAATGTTTTGCCATTTCAGATAATTTCTCTTCATATCTGATCCACAAAACGAGATTTTATTAATCCTAAAACCAGCAAcaactgcattttgttgttgtgacttGTTTAATGTCATTCATTGTATCTGAGTAAGCTGCAAATAGCTAATTGCCAACATTTCCCTCAGACATATTTTGCTTTTCCACTTCAATAAGCCAATCAATGAACCCTGTTCCTAGTTCTACAGTGTCTTATTTTGTcccatcaaatgtgattttgatcTAACAAATGGTATGACCTGCTAAAAATACCATCTGGCTGTACAGGTACATCTGCTTACTGTAGCTGACGGTTTGCCTCTGCATGTTGTAATGCTAACAAACAGCACATAGTCACAAAATATTTAGCATGTTTGATTTTTCTCATCAGTCTACAGCATTGACGCACCGTGCTCATTCATCAGCGTTGCCAAGTCTCATAATTACGCTCTCTCAAGATGTTGTAGCcctgaaaagaggaaaataattgGGATTCATGCAGATATATGAATCCAATTTATGGCTGGCACTTATTCAGTGCTGAGAGCCTAACCTGTGCAGGTATTATGCAGCTTTTTACTCCATCACTCATCAGGGAGCCTTATGGGATTGAAGCGGTCGGTTGGAGGCTGGATGAAACTGTGCAGCAGGGGTTAGGGGAGGCTGATGTAAGACACTGGAGTGGAAAAAATGCTGCCTCTGTTGCACCCTGGGACATCTTGTTTACCTGTGCTGCCGGCTTGCCATTCACTTGTACCTCCCTCCCTTGCTTATGAATCaattctatctctccattcacattTACCGGGCTTTTCTGATGTCTTTCTTGGAGGtgcttcatgttgttttttttgtttgttttgtttttgtttttttggcaagaATCAACTTATTCCCCCCAAAgctgcatttccatttccaccACCCAACCCCTCCCTTCTTTACTTTCTCCCAATCCCAGCCTGTGGTGGCAATCAGGCAGTCTGCGCACGATCCATACCAGCTGGAAACCTCCAACGTGAGTCGAGCAAAGTGGCTGCAGGGCTGTGCACATACACCATCAATTCTTCACTCACTCTTTCCTGTGACCTGatattcctctcttttctctcccaaatGTTTCCCCTCACCTCACACCTTAACATCCGAAATTAAATCACTTTACATCGCAAGTAAAATCACTTTCCTCTTGCAATTTCAAACGAAATGGAAAATCTGTATCTTCCCAGCACTTTTATCTCACCATCTGCGAGTGCTCATTAAATCTGAAAAAGTGGGATAAACTTCATGTCTCCTGCTATCGCGAGGTGGTTTATTGCCACGACACTGTTTTCTCATTGTGGGCCCTTTGGTTTACACTTTGGCTGTCACTAGCATGTAGTCATCAAAGAGCCTGGTGTCACTCACTTCAATACCACAGCATCTGTGCCCTCATTAATCAAGACCCTGTAGCAcggttgctatggcaacagctATGGGGAGAAAATGGAGTCCATCACTCAAGTGAATGTCTTGTGGAGTTGTGCGGAGTTggtctgttgatgtttgttcctTGTGATCTTGACTGGTAGGCTCGTCGTCCTGGCCAAATATTTCCAGCACttaatgagatattttcacCCTTTCATAGGGTAAAGGGACAAAGAGTAATGGTTTTAATTATTCGGTTGATTTCCCACAGGCACAATCAGTAGCCACCCTCTAATCAATGACAAGCAACTGTGTTCTACATGTTGCCTCTAATCCTGCTGCTGTCAATACGACAGAGGGATGCTGTGTACCAAAACCAGCAGCCTGGGACAGTGTGATGCTTTTTCTTCTGTGTCAACTATGACCAATTAGGTCTTCGATGAACACACTGGCTGCAGCACTGAATCACTGAATCACAAAATTAAAGTTTACCTCTGTCTGTAGTCAGTACTTATGAATTTGGCAGTTAAGTGTTACTCAGTGGATTTGCTTTCTGCCATGTGTAATCCCATTTttacaacaaatgaaaagacaGGTAACGAGATAGATAACATTTTCCCCACCAAGGTCCAAATCTCCTGTTACCAACTGTTTCCAAATGATGCCACTGTAAGCAATGCATATTAACTGAATCCCTGAAATGTGCCTCTGTCAAACCTAGAAACATTAGGCAGGCGGGTCACTAACACGGTTAAACTTCTCCCGCATTATTTTCCggttttacattttcaggatCTGGGGTCATGATATTTCACAATAATACTCAGCCCAGCTCCCAGAAAGTTGCATTATGATTGATGCTTACATTTCGAGTCTTAATGTAGTTATAGAGGCAGTATTCGTCAAAGAACTGCGCCCTGCCTCTGGGATTGTCTACAGCCGCTCCTCGAGTCCCATCTATATTTTTAGTAAATTGATTCCTCAAATGTGACATTGATAATAAAGCCAGTGAGTAACTTAAGCAGCAATCAGTTTTGACAAAATCTtacaatgctaaaaaaaaaaaaagaaaaaaaaatgctccctCGTTCCTCTGGCAGTGAAagcattttaaataaatcatatgGTCTGTTACAGCTTGCAGAGCAGACAGCATAACCAATTTTGTGTAAGTTGCTGAATGTGTTAGTTTTACTGATCCATTGAGAGGCCACTTGATTGCCTGCGGGTCTGATTACTTAGCTTCATTCAATTTGCCCATTCCCCTGAGCTCCAGCACTCATTAGTGATAGGCTATTGTGCCGGTCTCTGGTTCTGACAGCTTGTGTGCTGCACGTCCCGGGCTCTAGCCGAGCCAAGATGGTAATCAGAAATGCTGATAGCAGACAGATTGAAAGCTACATTTATGCATAATGCAGAACGTGTTCAACCTGCAGGTAGTGGGGTTGGATATATGCAGATGTATCCTCATGCGACaaatagatacatacatacaaagatatatagacagatacacagatatGTGCACAggcattttcctctttttatgtGAGCTATAATCTGGATGTTACAGCTTTCCTATCCAAAGTTATGTTGAGCGTGTAAGAtgtgtgacagttcctgagagAGAATAATGTGTTTTGATTCTGTCTTCCACAGTTCATTTCTCATCTGTCTGCCTTGTGTTCTCCTCTCCCCAGGACTGTCACCAAGCTGTTTTTCATCCCTGCATCATGGAAGCTCAGCCTGGTGCATCATGGGAGCTCATAAACGGTGTGACAGTTACAATATATGAGGACTGAGAGGTCGCCATGGAGACTGACAGCTATACCTCAAGCCCAGCTACCACTGACTGGGCTGGGATGGTGGCCAGCTTGGAGCCGCAAGGAGGGGGGGGCTCGTCCAGCAGCCCGGCATCCTGGTACATGCCGTACCCGCTGGGCTTCCAGGTGTCGCTGACCGCCTTCCTCATGCTGGAGCTGGTACTGGGCTTCAGCAGCAACCTGACAGTGCTGGTGCTCTACTGCTCCCAGTCCAATCTGGTCGACTCGGTCAGCAACATGGTGACTGTCAATCTGCATGTGTTGGATGTGGCGGTGTGCGTGCTATGTCTGCCCTTCACTCTAGTAGTTGTGCTCCTGCCACCTGGACCCAACCTGGCCCTGCTCTGCTGCTTTCATGAAGCCTGTGTTACCTTCGCCAGCATCGCCACAGCCATCAATGTGCTGGTGATCAGCTTGGACCGCTATGACATTTCAGTACGGCCAGCCAACAGGCTGCTGACGACGCGCAGAGCCGCgatgctgctggctgctgtttgGGTTACCTCTGTAGCCGTGTTTTTTATACCATTCTTGGAGGTGGAGTGGTTCAGCAGAGGAGCGGGAACGGAGAGTGGGCCGGTGACACCGTCGTCTTCCCCCTCCCTCGGCGTCAGTGCCACAGTGGTGCCAGCCTGGCGTAACCGgacactgctgtgtgttggtGGGCAGGGCTATCACACAGGCCTGGGCATGTACTACCATCTCATTTTGCAGGTGCCCATTTTCTTCACCACAGTGGCAGTCATGCTGTTCACCTACTCCAGAATACTGAGAGCTTTAAACATCCGCATTGGCTCCCACATTAAGAAGAGCCAGCGCTTCAGGGGCCCTTCCTCCAAAGGACGCCACCAGAGACAAAAGAAGAGGAAGGCGGGGCTTGGCATGATAGAgagtggggaggtggggggggagCAGTGTACCACAGATGGCTCCAAGCAGCTCAGCCACCCTCCCCTCatcccctccccttctcccacCCCCACAGCTACCTCCCCCCCagccctgtcctcctctgccccGTTGGCCACCTCAGACATGGCGGCTGCCACCCCCATGCCAGCTACAATGGGTGTCCAAGCCTCCGTGTCAGCCATCATTGCCCTGCGGCGGGCGGTGCGGCGGCATCGGGATCGGCGTGAGCGCCAGCGGCGAGTGTTCAGAATGTCCCTCATCATTATCTCCACCTTCCTGGGCTGTTGGGCTCCTCTGTCTGTCACCAACGTGTTGATCCTGGGCATCGGCCCCAGTGACGCCCTGGTCAGCCTGCGCCTCTGGTTCCTTGCCCTGGCCTATGGCACCACCGTCTCCCACCCGCTGCTCTATGCTTTTACGCGTCAGAAGTTGCGCCGGGCTCTCCGGGCCAAGGTGAAGAAGAGGGTGGTATCCCTGCTCCAAGTGGACCCTTCACCAGGAGGCACCGTCATACACAACTCCTGGGTGGACAACAGGAAGTCTGCACGGCAGGTACGGTTGGAAGCCAGTGAAGCTACCGACCGCTGCCTGGCAGAAGCCCTGTGAGACTCACTCCTACTGGGCACCTGGGTTACCataattaataacaagaaaGGAGGCACAGGTGTGTCCTGTTATGAAAATCACCAGTGCGTTAAGCTTATGGAAGGCATGTAGGAAACATATTTCCACTTCTGGGAAATGCTTTAATGTAACCACCAGCAGCCCAAGCTAAATACAGTCAACTTACACCTCAGGCAGAAATTAAAACAGGATGCAGTTGTCACCTGTGTGGCAACACGGTCTCTAAAGCTCATGCATTCCAGattacagaaagaaaacaacaacaacaacaaaatacacaagTGTATATGATTTGCACTCTGTCAAACACTAAAGTCTGTTTACATATGGAGTTGTGTGCAAAGTCTGTGATGAAGCACTCTCATAGTGGTGCTTACGTAACTGCTCCAAAGAATGTGTTTAGCCAGCAGATGATCTGATCTGCCACCCACTCAAATGCTCCAAGGCAGCTTTCAAGAAAAAAACCACTAATGTTGACACACttcaaacacataaatacagacTCCTCTGGATGTATTTCATATTATCTCTGCCTTAATTCTGCTCTGGAAGATGGGTTCGGTGCTATGCTCTGTATTGTGAACAAAATGGGAGTATGCATCGGATATTACAGCAAGGCACAAAGCGTACTGCATGTAAAATACGAGTGTATACTGAGCTGAAAATGGGCAAAGAATACAGTAGGAGGATGGCGCAGAGGGAGAAGTCAGAGGCCAATTATTGACttgtgtaaaatattaattgcAGTTTTTGCTTAGCCTAAATAGTTTCCATACAGTCACATATGTTACCATGTTATTATCAAATCTCCTGAAGCTCCTTCATGTAAATGCACCACTTTTGGTCCTCAATTTATATTAAATGGTGTTATTTGatgatgtttatttatattttgtacaCAGTGCAGAGAGGTGGTTAGCAGACTGTCCTGACAGTGAAGTACACGTTTACCTTATATGACCTCACATTTTGAAAGAATTGTAGGCtcacaggctgaaatagctcCGTTGCAATGACACTATGAGGTTTGATTTGGGGTTTTTGGCAGTGTAATTGTGTCCTTTTCAAATTGATAATCATGTAAATGCTGTATATAATGACCAGATATAAATTTATCGAGTGTGAAACCCCATAGTGCACTGTCACTTGGTCTGTGTGTTGTTCTATTTGATCATAGACTGACGCTTCTAGATGCGATAGAGTGTTTCAGTTGTGGCTGCTCGTCTCTGTGTCAGCTGGACATCTGCTCACAGTCCCATGGGTCAACTCAACCTTAGTGTCCTATAAACCTGTCAGCGTCACAGAGCACCGAGATCACTACAATTATCCGTGAGCCTAGTGTTTTCCTTTGACTTTGTTGTTATACTTTGTTTGCACTTCCATCGCTGTTATGCTGTACTCACCCTCAAGCTCATTTCAGAGGCCATGTGATTTTTCACGCACAGATGTAATGTGTTCCTGAATGTATACACATGTCCACTGGAagatatatacaaatataacaCACCCATACAGTCTTTTTAGAGTTTCCCTCCATGGTGTTGTTCTCATGTGAATGTATCACCATGCAATGATAAAGGATTATgacaataaatgaaataaataagataacATCAAGGTCTTCCATGTGTTTGGGGTCCTGCAGTGCTGATTCTGTTGAATGGCAAAGAGGAACATTTTGCTAAAAAGATGCAGAGAACATAATTGCAAAATGCTACAGGGGTAAAAGCCTGGGAAACTGAGATATAACTTTTATGACAGTAGGAGCAGAACGGGAGGGATGGGGGGGTCACGAGAATAATGTAGAGTACTGTACATTTGTAGTTCACATGATTATGCACTACCTGAAGGGACATAGAGTGACTCCTGCTTCCGAGCCGAGGAACATCCAGTCCTGCTGGGAAAGATCATGCATCACCGGAATGAATAAATACACTGTTAAATAATAGTTCAGGATCAACAAACAAGACTGGCTTAAACCACTATAGGGTTGTTTGCAACGCTCATGGGGTCTGTGCTGTTCAGAGACAGCCTTTGGCCTCTTGCTGCGATAAAAGCCAAGACACATCATTTACATAATGTATGTGTGCTGTTGGGgaagggaggtgggggggcttGTTTACTTATTCTTGTGAGGATCAACTTTTGAGAAACCACCGTCCTGTGAGGACAATTCAGGTTGTGTGGATATTTTGGGTGGCCCTCATTaaggaaaaacatttcttttggtTGACTGgtgaaggttagggttaaggttagaattagaGTGATATTGGGATTATGATTTGGCATAAAATGGTTATGGCTACTATTAGGGAAAAGATATAGAGAAAGAATGTAAGTCAATTTATGTCCCTACAAAGATAGTAGAACcaacgtgtttgtgtgtgtgtgtgtgtgtgtgtgtgtgtgtgtgtgtgtgagattgctGTGATAATTATTACAACTGGAGACAAGCAAATAGGTGGTGATACAGGCCTGCTGtagtcttttttctctcttatcaATATTAGTAGCTGTAAAATCTTGCAGGTGTAATTCACATGCCTTATTActtatgtgtgttttctgctgggTGCTTTCTACCAGCATGATTGCATCCATGTTTAGCGCAGGTGTCCTCAGGGGGGCAGCTGAGCCGCTGACCCCGGCAGTGCGGCTTCTCCCAGCGAGTTATGCAGAACAGGCTTGCTTAACTTCTGCCGGATCGCTGTGTGGAAAACTTTGCGTGGGCTTTGTGTTGCGTGGGAGGGAGGTGCTACAGACCTCTGCAGCATAGGATAAAGAAAAGTCATCTATGTGGGATGGAGCCTGCAGGGCAGACTAATGCAGCAGCACTTCAACCTGACCAGCACAATCAGTTGGGTTTTTCTCGGCACTGTAATATTAATTCAGCTGAAAATCGAATATACTCGAATCCCAAATGAAAGACACAGTGAGGCTGACCCAGGCTATTCTGTATGCGTTGTAAAGTTTTATGATGAGGATCTGTCAGGTTCTGTGGATGTTATAGTATTCAAGAGCGACCCCTGTAGACTTACTAGCACATTACAGGAATAATGTGTGCGTCGAAGCCGAAATAGCTCAGTTGGGAGAGCGTTAGACTGAAGATCTAAAGGTCCCTGGTTCGATCCCGGGTTTCGGCATTAGTGACCGggtcttttaataaaacaacTCTCTAACCACAATATCACCTGCAATGTCATAACTCACAGTGTGCAATACTAGATTCGTCTGCAGTTTACAGTCTCATACTAATACACTATCATCAGGGGTTCCGCTAGGAATTTTGGGCcctatgaataaataaataaataaataaataaataaataaat encodes the following:
- the LOC115358668 gene encoding G-protein coupled receptor 22-like; the protein is METDSYTSSPATTDWAGMVASLEPQGGGGSSSSPASWYMPYPLGFQVSLTAFLMLELVLGFSSNLTVLVLYCSQSNLVDSVSNMVTVNLHVLDVAVCVLCLPFTLVVVLLPPGPNLALLCCFHEACVTFASIATAINVLVISLDRYDISVRPANRLLTTRRAAMLLAAVWVTSVAVFFIPFLEVEWFSRGAGTESGPVTPSSSPSLGVSATVVPAWRNRTLLCVGGQGYHTGLGMYYHLILQVPIFFTTVAVMLFTYSRILRALNIRIGSHIKKSQRFRGPSSKGRHQRQKKRKAGLGMIESGEVGGEQCTTDGSKQLSHPPLIPSPSPTPTATSPPALSSSAPLATSDMAAATPMPATMGVQASVSAIIALRRAVRRHRDRRERQRRVFRMSLIIISTFLGCWAPLSVTNVLILGIGPSDALVSLRLWFLALAYGTTVSHPLLYAFTRQKLRRALRAKVKKRVVSLLQVDPSPGGTVIHNSWVDNRKSARQVRLEASEATDRCLAEAL